The DNA segment GCGCGGTGCCAGCAATTCTCTGATTTTCGCGTTGGCGGGCAGTCTAAGCAGTTTGACGCTTGCGGCCGGTCTGTTGGTTTTGGAGCGCAGGGGCGGTCCATTGCTGGCCAAGGCAGCTCGAGCCTGGGTGGCCTTCGGCATCGCCTTGCCGGCGATATTCATCGGCTTGCTGATCGCCACCTTCATGGAGCGATCGGCCGGAGCGCTGACGCTGGCCATCAGTCTGGCAGGGGTGCCGTTCGCCTTTCGCCAGTTGCGGGTGCTCTGGATGGAGCTGACTGGGGCCGCCTACGTGGAGGCTAGTCGGGCGATCGGGGGCGGGAGCTGGCACCTGTTTCGCTTCACGCTTTGGCCGAACCTGCTGCCGCAGCTGGTGGAGATCTGGAAGCTGGTTTTCGCCTACGCCCTGCTGGAGCTCAGCGCCCTGACTTACCTCGGACTGGCGGGAGATCCGAATTGGGCTGAGCTTGGCACCTTGATGCGGGAGGGGCAGAAACTGTTGCTCAACGATGCCCGTTTCGTGCTTTGGCCGGGACTGCTTCTGTGCGCTTTGCTCGGCATGGTCCGGCTGGTGAGGGTCGAATAGCGAACGCTGGCAGTCGAGGGGCGGAGCGTCCGACGGGGGGGCGAGCGCTGCTTTCGTGAAAAAGCCCATCTGGCGCGGGGCGCGAATGGGCTGGAAGCGGTTTCGGCTGCTATCGCTGGAAGGCGTCTACCTGCCGCCCTCGGTGTAGTAGTTGAGGCGCTGCAGCAGGGCGCGGGCTTCGCGGGGGACTTCGAACCAGTCGCTCATCACGATTTCCGGAAGCTTGTAGTTGGTATTGTAGAAGAACTGGGTGGCCTTGGTGTCTGGAGCGACCCAGCCCGCTTTCACGGAAACGCCGGCGAAAAGCCCCTTTTTGGTAGTGTAGACGAGGATCTTTGCGTTTTTATAGTCCTCGTCGCTACGGGCTTCGGAGGAGCGGGAGATCGGGCCAGCCACAGCGGCGGCGTCCGCGCCCAGATCGAAGCGGCCGGTGTAGGCTCCGCGCAAGGTATCGAGGTCCATGATGACGTAGATCGCGTCGAACTCCTTCAGGCCCAGCTGCAAGCCGATGTTGGCTCCGCCGGTCTTGACGAAGGCGGGCACGCCCCATTCGTCGGTGATGGGATTCTTGGCGATGAGCACCCCATTGCCGGCGTGGCCGCCGATGAGGATGCCGCCACGGTAGTTGAGCGTGAAGATGATGCCCTTGGCATCCTGCAGAATTTCGGCGGGAATTGCGGTGGCCGGATCGGCCATGATTTCCTCGAGCACGTATTCTCCGGTGACGATGCGTTCGACGAGGCGCTCCCGCTTAGGTGCGGCGGAGGCCGAAACGGCGATGATTAGGCCGATGCAAAGGAGTGCGAGCCGGTTGATTTGCTTCATAACTATTTAGTGGATGGTCTCTTTCAGGAGAGGTTCCTTGGCTAGGACGACTAGGATGAAGGCAATTAATTGAGGCATGGGAAACTTTTTGCAACAGAAGATCGACCCAGGGACGGAGCGGTTTGGCTGCCTAATTCCTCCGCTGTTAGGTGTTTATTCGTTGAAACCCAGTTTGGCGTAGCTTCTTTATAGCTGGCCTATGTCGAAAACGTTTCGATCTCATTACCGAGATAACCGTCGATTTGTGGCGAGCCTGATGGAGCGAATCGCTCTGAGCAGGCAGGGTCGTTTCAATCTGCTGGCGGTGGTCATAGGGGTGCTCAGCGGTCTATCGGCGGTGGCGTTCCACCAGTCGATTCATTGGGCGGAGCACAGCTGGATCGGGCGAGCGAGCGAGGTACCCGGTTGGCTGGGGGCGCTTCTGCTGATCGCTTTGCCAACGGCTGGGGGATTGATCGTGGGATTTCTGATCAAGTACTGGTCACCTGAGGCGGCGGGCAGCGGCATTCCCCAGGTCAAGGCGGCGTATTTTCTGAAGTTCGGGCGCATCCGCTTTCGAGCGGCTCTGGGCAAGTTTGTGCTGGGAACGATATCGATTGGATCGGGGGCCAGCTTGGGTCGCGAGGGGCCGACGGTGCATTTGTCCGCGGCTATCGCCTCGTGGGTCGGCCGCTGGTTTGGTCTAGCCCCGCGTCAGGTGATGGCTCTGATCCCGCTGGGTTGCGCGGGCGGCATCGCGGCGGCGTTCAACACCCCGTTGGCGGCCATCGTCTTCGCCATCGAGGAGATCATGGGCGACCTCAAGCACAAGGCCTTCGCGGGGATCGTCATGGTGGCGGTGATCGCGGCGGTGATCGAACGGGCCTTGCTCGGCTCGAGCGCCATGTTCGAGGTGCCCATGCATCCTGAGAACCTGTCATGGATGGCTTTGGTGTGGAGTTTGGCTCTCGGGGTGATCGCGGGCTTCGTTTCCCACGCCTTCGTGGGAGCCCTGCTGCGAGCCCGCGAGCGCGTGAAACTGGTTCGCGGTCGGTTTAGCTGGATGATGCCCGGCGTGGGTGGATTCGCCACCGGCTGCGTGGGAGCTTTGGTATTCGTGCAGTTGGGACACATCGGCGTATTTGGAATTGGATACGCGGACCTTTCCTCCGCCTTGGCGGGTGAGTTGACCATTTGGGTGCTGCTGGCCTTGTTCGTAGGAAAGTTCGCCGCTACCATCTTTTCCTATGCTAGCGGCGGTTCGGGGGGCATTTTCGCCCCCACGCTCTTCATCGGAGCGATGCTAGGCGGCTCGCTCGGCATTTTAGCGAATCTTCTCGGGGAAAGTTCGGGAATGATGCCGGAGGTGCTGGCGCTCGTGGGCATGGGGGCTTTGTTCGCAGGGGTGATCCGCGCTCCGGTCACTTCCATATTGATCATCTTCGAGCTGACGCGCGACTACAACCTGATCCTGCCCATCATGCTGGCGAACCTAAGCGCCTACGCCATCGCCACCAAGCTGCGTCACGTGCCGATCTACGAAGCGCTGCTGTTGCAGGACGGGGTGAATCTGCGCAAGTTTCCCATACTCAGTCCGAGTCATGGTTGGCAGTCCATGCCAGTGAGTTCGATCATGACGAACACAGTGCACACGCTACAGGCTGACATGAAGCTTTCCGATGCGTATCAAGCGATCAAGGACGAAGGGTTCAAGATTTACCCGGTGGTGGACGAAAACAATCGCTACGTGGGGCTGGTGCATCGCAAGGGCGTGCGCATCGTGAGCAAGGAGTCGCCGGACAAGACGGTGCGGGAGATTTTCATATCCGATACCTTTCCGAGGGTTTATCCGGATACGAAGATTAAAGAAGTGGCGAAGCAATTCGTGAATACGGAGTGGATCGCGTTGCCAGTGGTGAGTCGTCTGGACGCGGGACGCGTGGTGGGGGTAGTGACCTTGCACGACATCACTCGTCAGCAATTTCTACAGGAAACGAAAGGCGACTAGTGTCGCTAAAGTTTGGATACGAATATGGCGGATAATAGAAGTCGCAATTTTTCGGGGCGTAGCCCGTATCGAAGCATCGACTACGGAAGTCGGAAGACCCCGTGGGTGGAGATGAAGACCTTCTCCTTTCACCCGACGATCTACAAGACGATGCTGGGAAAGGCGTCGCCGGACGCAGGCGCGGGCGACATCGTGACGGTCTACGACCGCAAGGGGCAGATCTTTGGCTCTGGGCTTTACAATCCAAGCGCTCGAGTGCCCTTGCGGGTGTATCAGCATGGAGAGGATGCCTTCGACGAGGAGAGTTTTCTCCAGCTCTTGTCTCGGGCCATCGCGCTGCGCAAGGATACGCTGAACCTGGAGGCTGGCACCCAGGCGTATCGCGTGGTCCATTCCGATGGCGACGGCTTGAGCGGGCTGGTGGTCGACAGGCTCGGCGATTGCCTGAGCGTCCAGGTTCATAGCTTGGGAATCTATCAGCGTCTGCCGAAATGGATACCGTTTTTGAAGGAGCAGCTGGGAGCGGAATCCGTGGTGGTGGAGGTGGACGAGAAGATCGCGATGCTGGAAGGCATTCGTATCGATCCCTCTTTGAGCGACGAAGCGCGCTTCGCTAAGTTCGAAGAGCATGGCATTCGCTACGAGGCGGATTTTCGCGATGGCCACAAGACCGGTTTCTTCTGCGATCAGCGCGACAATCGCCTGCGTTTCGGCCAGTTGGCGAAAGGCAAGGATGTTCTGGACGTGTGCTGCTACACCGGTGGCTTCGCCCTGAACGCCATGGTCAACGGTGGAGCGGAAAGCGTCACCGCGGTGGATCTCGACGAGAAGGCCATCGCTCAAGCCAAGCGCAACGCCAACCTCAACGGGCAGGCCCGGGTGAATTGGACGCACTGCGACGCGTTTTCCTTCATGCGGCAGATGCAGCGAAACGGGAATCAGTGGGATCTGGTCAACCTCGATCCGCCCAAGCTGATTTTCAGCAAGGAGCAGCAGGCGGAGGGCATGAAGAAGTACGAAGATCTCAATCAGCTGGCTTGCACGCTGGTGAAGCCCGGCGGGGTGATGGCGACCTACTCCTGCTCCGGTCAACTCTCGGCGGAGGACTTCGAAGCCATGGTCATTCGCTCGGCCCATCGGGCGGGCCGGCGCTTGCAGATTCTGGATCGCACCGGAGCCGGGGCGGACCATCCGGTGATGTCGAATTGCCCAGAGAGCCGCTACTTGAAGGCGCTGTGGTCGGTGGTGTGGTAGTTTTTTCAGATTGTTGTAAGAAATCCGTCGGCGGGGTTCACTAGTATGGGTGAGCGACTCTACGTGTGACCTTCAAACGACAGAAAAGGATATTCGACGACTGGCTGGATGAGCATTCGGCGGTGATTTTCAAGGTGGTGCGGGCGTACGCGTTTTCGCCGCACGATCGCGATGATCTGTTTCAGGTGGTCGTCTTGGAGATTTGGCGATCGATTCCGAAATTCGAAGGAAAGTCCAAGGAGACGACCTGGTTGTATCGAATATCTCTTTACGCTGCGTTGGCTTGGTCTCGCAAAGAGAAGCGGGCAAAGGAGCGAATAAGTGAAGCGAACGGCACCGCAGGCGTGTATTTGCAGGCTAACGACAAGCCGAACCGGCGGGTGGATTGGCTCTACGAGCGGATCGCTAAACTCGAGGCGGTGGATCGCTCGCTGACGTTGTTGATGCTCGATGGCTACAGCTATCGGGAAATCTCAGATATAGTGGGTTTGACGGAGAGCAGCGTGGGAGCGCGACTCTCACGTATTCGGAAAAAGCTTACGGAACAACTGGAAAAGGAGGATGGAAATGGACTTTAGCCGATTTCAGATGATTTGGGATGAGCAGGAGAAGGATTCGCTCTTCGCGATCGATCGAGCTGCCCTGAGC comes from the Pelagicoccus sp. SDUM812003 genome and includes:
- a CDS encoding class I SAM-dependent rRNA methyltransferase — its product is MADNRSRNFSGRSPYRSIDYGSRKTPWVEMKTFSFHPTIYKTMLGKASPDAGAGDIVTVYDRKGQIFGSGLYNPSARVPLRVYQHGEDAFDEESFLQLLSRAIALRKDTLNLEAGTQAYRVVHSDGDGLSGLVVDRLGDCLSVQVHSLGIYQRLPKWIPFLKEQLGAESVVVEVDEKIAMLEGIRIDPSLSDEARFAKFEEHGIRYEADFRDGHKTGFFCDQRDNRLRFGQLAKGKDVLDVCCYTGGFALNAMVNGGAESVTAVDLDEKAIAQAKRNANLNGQARVNWTHCDAFSFMRQMQRNGNQWDLVNLDPPKLIFSKEQQAEGMKKYEDLNQLACTLVKPGGVMATYSCSGQLSAEDFEAMVIRSAHRAGRRLQILDRTGAGADHPVMSNCPESRYLKALWSVVW
- a CDS encoding ABC transporter permease subunit, with the translated sequence MAGLGLTPYDPYAQAFFELRLSGPSWQHWLGVDRLGQDYFSRVWRGASNSLIFALAGSLSSLTLAAGLLVLERRGGPLLAKAARAWVAFGIALPAIFIGLLIATFMERSAGALTLAISLAGVPFAFRQLRVLWMELTGAAYVEASRAIGGGSWHLFRFTLWPNLLPQLVEIWKLVFAYALLELSALTYLGLAGDPNWAELGTLMREGQKLLLNDARFVLWPGLLLCALLGMVRLVRVE
- a CDS encoding lipid-binding SYLF domain-containing protein yields the protein MKQINRLALLCIGLIIAVSASAAPKRERLVERIVTGEYVLEEIMADPATAIPAEILQDAKGIIFTLNYRGGILIGGHAGNGVLIAKNPITDEWGVPAFVKTGGANIGLQLGLKEFDAIYVIMDLDTLRGAYTGRFDLGADAAAVAGPISRSSEARSDEDYKNAKILVYTTKKGLFAGVSVKAGWVAPDTKATQFFYNTNYKLPEIVMSDWFEVPREARALLQRLNYYTEGGR
- a CDS encoding RNA polymerase sigma factor; translated protein: MTFKRQKRIFDDWLDEHSAVIFKVVRAYAFSPHDRDDLFQVVVLEIWRSIPKFEGKSKETTWLYRISLYAALAWSRKEKRAKERISEANGTAGVYLQANDKPNRRVDWLYERIAKLEAVDRSLTLLMLDGYSYREISDIVGLTESSVGARLSRIRKKLTEQLEKEDGNGL
- a CDS encoding chloride channel protein, producing the protein MERIALSRQGRFNLLAVVIGVLSGLSAVAFHQSIHWAEHSWIGRASEVPGWLGALLLIALPTAGGLIVGFLIKYWSPEAAGSGIPQVKAAYFLKFGRIRFRAALGKFVLGTISIGSGASLGREGPTVHLSAAIASWVGRWFGLAPRQVMALIPLGCAGGIAAAFNTPLAAIVFAIEEIMGDLKHKAFAGIVMVAVIAAVIERALLGSSAMFEVPMHPENLSWMALVWSLALGVIAGFVSHAFVGALLRARERVKLVRGRFSWMMPGVGGFATGCVGALVFVQLGHIGVFGIGYADLSSALAGELTIWVLLALFVGKFAATIFSYASGGSGGIFAPTLFIGAMLGGSLGILANLLGESSGMMPEVLALVGMGALFAGVIRAPVTSILIIFELTRDYNLILPIMLANLSAYAIATKLRHVPIYEALLLQDGVNLRKFPILSPSHGWQSMPVSSIMTNTVHTLQADMKLSDAYQAIKDEGFKIYPVVDENNRYVGLVHRKGVRIVSKESPDKTVREIFISDTFPRVYPDTKIKEVAKQFVNTEWIALPVVSRLDAGRVVGVVTLHDITRQQFLQETKGD